One region of Triticum aestivum cultivar Chinese Spring chromosome 6B, IWGSC CS RefSeq v2.1, whole genome shotgun sequence genomic DNA includes:
- the LOC123137392 gene encoding cyclin-dependent kinase G-1 yields the protein MAAGRHGGYSGYEASKEREFDLEASRRGKDYHHRNPSRHRDSDRRRDGGRSRDREPSNGHTRHRSPHLPPKSRPSGRREEREPGEVSSGSGSEGSRGRPLKAREPGVNGVVGVSREGGVPSPSKKRKYSLVILDRNASKPRVQDVGNPSMKEVGTVVANPSSIDFDASVDVQNVERLQEHDNDRVIMEKDEEDAYPTMINIRTSRWADADDEEEIVSKKKKSVSPEQGSVKKVTSPELGKLMVDKDSNSSVSSDSGVVQFSANRDLEVDKGDYMDIEKDAGDDSSALCGMHTDSESHRCSSRTPEPAGSPHRCINMLQGCRGVDEFERLNTINEGTYGIVSRAKDKKTGEIVALKKVKMENEREGFPLTSLREINILLSFHHPSIVDVKEIVVGSGDSTYMVMEYMEHDLKAVMETMKQPYSQSEVKCLMLQLLEGVKYLHDNWVIHRDLKTSNILLNNRGELKICDFGLSRQYGSPLKPYTQLVVTLWYRAPELLLGAKKYSTAIDMWSLGCIMAELLSKKPLFDGKRDIDQLSKIFRMLGTPNEDIWPGCSKLPGAKAKFAKQPYNRLREKFPAVSFTGGLTLSEAGFDLLNRMLTYDPETRISAEDALNHEWFCEVPLPQSRDSMPTFHSLNEQDRRMMKRMKSPDPLEEQRMKELGSIHDRGIFS from the exons ATGGCCGCGGGGCGCCACGGAGGGTACAGTGGTTACGAGGCGTCGAAGGAGCGGGAGTTCGATCTGGAGGCTTCTAGAAGGGGAAAGGATTACCATCACCGCAACCCTAGCCGCCATCGCGACTCAGATCGTCGTCGCGATGGCGGCCGGAGCAGGGACCGGGAGCCGTCAAATGGGCACACCCGCCACCGGTCGCCACATCTGCCACCGAAGAGCCGGCCGtctgggaggagggaggagagggaaCCTGGCGAGGTTTCGAGCGGAAGTGGCTCGGAAGGGTCTCGTGGGCGGCCGCTCAAGGCAAGGGAACCTGGTGTGAATGGTGTTGTTGGGGTCAGCAGGGAGGGCGGGGTGCCGTCCCCAAGTAAGAAGAGAAAATACTCGCTGGTTATTTTGGATAGGAATGCTTCAAAGCCTCGCGTCCAAGATGTCGGCAACCCGAGCATGAAAGAGGTAGGCACTGTGGTTGCCAACCCGAGCAGCATTGATTTTGATGCGTCGGTTGATGTACAAAATGTTGAAAGATTACAGGAGCACGACAATGATAGGGTTATTATGGAGAAGGATGAGGAGGATGCTTATCCAACAATGATAAACATTAGGACTTCACGATGGGCAGATGCTGATGACGAGGAAGAAATTGTgtcaaagaagaagaaaagtgTGTCACCAGAACAAGGGTCCGTGAAAAAGGTTACAAGCCCAGAGCTTGGAAAGTTGATGGTGGATAAAGACTCAAACTCCTCAGTGTCTTCTGACTCTGGCGTAGTACAGTTtagtgcaaacagggatcttgAAGTAGATAAGGGTGACTACATGGATATCGAGAAGGATGCTGGGGATGATTCTTCTGCTCTTTGTGGGATGCACACTGATTCTGAGAGTCATCGGTGTAGCTCTAGAACCCCAGAGCCCGCAGGGTCGCCGCATAGGTGCATTAACATGCTTCAGGGTTGTAGGGGTGTTGACGAGTTTGAGAGGCTCAACACAATTAATGAGGGTACATACGGTATTGTATCTAGGGCAAAGGATAAGAAAACTGGTGAGATTGTTGCATTGAAGAAGGTAAAGATGGAGAATGAACGGGAAGGTTTCCCACTGACTTCTCTCAGGGAAATAAATATCCTGCTATCGTTCCATCACCCATCGATTGTGGATGTCAAGGAAATAGTCGTTGGGAGTGGTGACAGCACCTATATGGTGATGGAGTACATGGAGCACGATCTCAAGGCTGTCATGGAGACTATGAAACAACCATATAGTCAAAGTGAGGTCAAATGTTTGATGCTTCAGCTGCTAGAAGGTGTGAAGTATCTTCATGACAATTGGGTGATTCACAG GGATCTCAAGACGTCTAATATTCTCTTGAATAACCGCGGTGAGTTGAAAATATGTGATTTTGGGCTCTCTCGTCAATATGGCAGCCCACTAAAGCCTTACACTCAATTGGTTGTGACTTTGTGGTACAG GGCTCCAGAACTACTGTTAGGCGCAAAGAAATATTCCACTGCTATTGATATGTGGTCGTTGGGTTGTATTATGGCAGAACTCCTTTCAAAAAAGCCACTGTTTGATGGGAAACGTGACATCGACCAACTTAGTAAG ATATTTAGAATGCTTGGTACACCTAACGAGGACATATGGCCTGGTTGTTCTAAATTACCGGGCGCCAAGGCCAAATTTGCCAAACAACC GTACAATAGATTAAGGGAAAAGTTTCCAGCTGTATCTTTCACTGGTGGGCTGACCCTGTCAGAGGCTGGATTTGACCTGCTAAACAGAATGCTGACGTATGACCCTGAAACG CGCATATCAGCAGAGGATGCGTTGAACCATGAATGGTTCTGTGAAGTACCATTGCCTCAGTCAAGGGATTCTATGCCAACATTTCATTCCCTTAATGAACAAGACAG GCGCATGATGAAACGTATGAAGAGCCCTGATCCTCTGGAGGAGCAACGAATGAAAGAACTAGGGAGCATACACGACCGTGGAATTTTTAGCTGA